The window GAGCGGGAAACATCCTTGAAGATATTTTGCCATTCATGAAACACCACCGTTACGGGTGTTTCTTTCTCCACCGGTTTGCTGGTAAGCCCGTATTTAATGGGTTGATAGTGCTCCGCCGGTAACTCGGCCTGGAAAGTGCCGAACAACTTATCCCAGATGATCAGGAACATGCCCATATTCTTATCCAGGTACTTCGCATTCGAAGCATGGTGCACGCGGTGGTGGGAGGGGGTAACCAGTACATGTTCCAGCCAACCCATCTTACGGATCAGTTCAGTATGTACAAAAATGCCCCAGATCTGGGTGGCTGAGTAGACGAAAACAATATCTACCGGCGAAAAGCCCATCAGGGCCAGTGGTATAAAATAAATAAAGCGGTACAAGGGTTGAAACACGGAGGAGCGGAAGCCAACGGTAAAGTTCATGTGCTCTGAAGAATGGTGGGTAACATGAACAGCCCAGAACAACCGTATCTCATGGTCAAAACGGTGCAGCCAGTAGTACACAAAATCTTCCAGCAATACCAGCATAAACCAGTAAACCACTACATGACTGAATGAGAACAAATGGTGGCGGTAAAAATAATCCAGTATCAACAGGTATATGGCCCTGAACAGCAGGTCAATCGCGCTGTTCATCAGCATCAGGTAGCAGTTGATGGCAGTGTCTTTCCAGGAATACAACTTACGGTGACGGTAATTACTCAATAGCACTTCCAGCCCGATAATGATCAGGTACACCGGTGTGCTGATAAGAATGAGTATTTGCTCCCGTAGCGAGTCCATATGCAAGGAGCAAAAATAAGCATCTGGCAGTAAATCAATTGTCAAAAACTTGCTAACGGGCGCTACGAGGGCTTGTAGCGCTCTGCGAGGGCTTGTAGCCCCGCAGCCCTATTACGTTGCCTCCGGCAACAGGGCGTCAGCCCTTTCCTGATTGCGCCTTAATTCATTACTCGTCTTACGGCTGCCATCATGGCTCCAGCCGGGAGGACCGAATACATACTGTAATTTCTGCTTCCACGTAATACCGGGGCGACGCACATCTTTCCAGATGGCGCCCCATTCATGAAAAATAATAGCAGGGATCGTTTCCTTTGCCGGTGGGGTAGTGAGCCCATAACGGATCGCTTCATATTGGGTGGCCGGCAACTCTTCCTGGAAGGTGCCAAACAATTTATCCCAGAGGATGAACACAGTGCCCATATTCCGGTCCAGGTACTTCACATTGGAAGCATGGTGAACGCGGTGGTGCGAGGGGGTTACAAAAATAGATTCCAGCCAGCCCAGTTTACGGACCTTTTCTGTATGGGTTAAAATGGCCCAGATTTCCCCGATGGAATACACCAGTAAAATATCGGCCGGCTGAAAACCCAGTAAGGCGATAGGTATAAAAAATGCAAAGCGGTACAGTGGTTCCAGTACGCCCGCCCGGAAACCTACGGTGAAATTAAAATAAACAGAAGAATGGTGGTTCACATGTACCGCCCAGAAAAGCCGGCAGCTATGGCCCAGGCGGTGTAGCCAATAATGCATCAGGTCTACCAGCAGTAACAGGGCCAGCCAGTAAAAAAAAGAATGGGTAAGGGGGAAGAAACCGTAACTGAAAAAGAAAGTGAGCATGGCCAGGCTGATGCCCCGCATCACAACATCCATCCCGCCGGAAAATATACTGAGACAAAAATTATGGACCGTTTCACGCAGGTGATAACTGCGGGTATGATGGATATTGCTTAAAATGATCTCTGCACCTATGATCAACACGTAGAGAGGTGTAGTGATCAACACCAGTAATTGCTCATAAAGTGTTCCCATAATTCGGCAATATCGCAAAAAAAGTACCATACAATCGGCTGTAGGTTCAGTAACTTGCAGGGAGATAAATGATTTTGATCAATTCTAATGTTGTTTTAATATCCGGGGGGCTTATAAAGGGCTCTCGTGGAATGATTTAGCTGATGGATAAACCGGTACACGATAACTGGCAAAAAAAAGCGGCTGCTAACCAAAAGCAGTACAAACAATGGCTGAAGCAGGCCGATAAAAACAAAGTGTTGAAACAATTGCCCGCTTTGCATGAAGAAGCTTTCAGCAAAGTAGATTGTTTACAATGCGCAGCCTGCTGTAAAAACTATTCTCCCCGTTTTAAAACGCCCGATATAAAACGTATCAGTAAACACCTGCGCATGAAAGAAAGTGTGTTCATTGATACCTACCTTCGCCTCGATGATGAAGGCGATTATGTGACGAAATCTGCGCCCTGCCCTTTCCTCGGGGCCGATAACTATTGCAGCATCTACGAAGAACGTCCCTCTGATTGCGCGCGTTTCCCCTATACAGATGAAGATGTATTACTGAAAAGGCCCAACCTTACTTTGAAAAACTCCAGCTTTTGTCCTGCTGTGTACTACGTAATGGAAAAGCTCTTGTCTATAAAATAATCCATATATGCAGGGCGGTAAAGTTTTTTTTCGTATTATTCAGCTATTGCAAGGCTGTTGTATGTTTTAATAGCGGACTATTAATCGATAAATATTGAACATTAGAGATGTTTATTGGTTGTATTGCAATCGACACCCGATTAAAGACCATAAATTAACTGATGTCGCATTCCAAACTCATAGAAGACCTTGCGTTGATATTGGCTATTGCCGGT of the Paraflavitalea devenefica genome contains:
- a CDS encoding YkgJ family cysteine cluster protein encodes the protein MDKPVHDNWQKKAAANQKQYKQWLKQADKNKVLKQLPALHEEAFSKVDCLQCAACCKNYSPRFKTPDIKRISKHLRMKESVFIDTYLRLDDEGDYVTKSAPCPFLGADNYCSIYEERPSDCARFPYTDEDVLLKRPNLTLKNSSFCPAVYYVMEKLLSIK
- a CDS encoding sterol desaturase family protein; the encoded protein is MDSLREQILILISTPVYLIIIGLEVLLSNYRHRKLYSWKDTAINCYLMLMNSAIDLLFRAIYLLILDYFYRHHLFSFSHVVVYWFMLVLLEDFVYYWLHRFDHEIRLFWAVHVTHHSSEHMNFTVGFRSSVFQPLYRFIYFIPLALMGFSPVDIVFVYSATQIWGIFVHTELIRKMGWLEHVLVTPSHHRVHHASNAKYLDKNMGMFLIIWDKLFGTFQAELPAEHYQPIKYGLTSKPVEKETPVTVVFHEWQNIFKDVSRSDIGWKEKWGYVFGPPGWSHDGSRLTSEQMRKEEEGVVGELEEDPIAVKAASREL
- a CDS encoding sterol desaturase family protein, yielding MGTLYEQLLVLITTPLYVLIIGAEIILSNIHHTRSYHLRETVHNFCLSIFSGGMDVVMRGISLAMLTFFFSYGFFPLTHSFFYWLALLLLVDLMHYWLHRLGHSCRLFWAVHVNHHSSVYFNFTVGFRAGVLEPLYRFAFFIPIALLGFQPADILLVYSIGEIWAILTHTEKVRKLGWLESIFVTPSHHRVHHASNVKYLDRNMGTVFILWDKLFGTFQEELPATQYEAIRYGLTTPPAKETIPAIIFHEWGAIWKDVRRPGITWKQKLQYVFGPPGWSHDGSRKTSNELRRNQERADALLPEAT